One region of Streptomyces sp. CG4 genomic DNA includes:
- a CDS encoding alpha/beta fold hydrolase — MTSTAHTITLTLDSGDVDLNFTVDERGKGHPFLLLHGGGGPQTVAGFAGFLAEQRPARVITPVHPGFGGTARPDWLTDVPTLAQVYVRLLDELGLSDVTVVGNSIGGWIAAEMALLGSARISSVVLVNAAGIHVPGHPVADPFTLTPAELSALSFHDVEKFRIDPSTFSDEQRAAAVANRAALQVYSGPHAMADPTLRERLTKITHPVLVAWGESDQVVDTDYGLAYADAIPGARFELLLRTGHMPQIETPEQLLPVVWDFADTHATNRPND; from the coding sequence ATGACCAGCACCGCCCACACGATCACCCTCACCCTCGACTCCGGCGACGTCGACCTGAACTTCACCGTCGACGAGCGGGGCAAGGGCCACCCCTTCCTGCTCCTGCACGGCGGCGGCGGTCCGCAGACCGTCGCCGGGTTCGCCGGGTTCCTCGCCGAGCAGCGGCCGGCGCGGGTCATCACCCCGGTCCACCCCGGCTTCGGCGGCACCGCCAGGCCCGACTGGCTGACCGACGTGCCCACCCTCGCCCAGGTCTACGTACGGCTGCTGGACGAGCTCGGCCTGAGCGACGTCACCGTCGTCGGCAACTCCATAGGCGGCTGGATCGCCGCCGAGATGGCCCTGCTCGGCAGCGCCCGGATCAGCAGTGTCGTCCTCGTCAACGCCGCCGGCATCCACGTCCCCGGCCACCCGGTCGCCGACCCCTTCACCCTGACACCGGCCGAGCTGTCCGCTCTCTCCTTCCACGACGTCGAGAAGTTCCGAATCGACCCCAGCACGTTCTCCGACGAGCAGCGCGCGGCGGCCGTCGCCAACCGGGCCGCGCTGCAGGTCTATTCGGGCCCGCACGCCATGGCCGACCCCACCCTGCGCGAGCGCCTGACCAAGATCACGCACCCGGTCCTCGTCGCATGGGGCGAGAGCGACCAGGTGGTCGACACCGACTACGGGCTGGCCTACGCCGACGCCATCCCCGGCGCCCGGTTCGAACTCCTCCTTCGCACCGGTCACATGCCCCAGATCGAGACCCCTGAGCAACTCCTCCCCGTGGTCTGGGACTTCGCCGACACCCACGCCACCAACCGGCCCAACGACTGA
- a CDS encoding cupin domain-containing protein, protein MTRTSVVGPDDGETIRLGPAQIRILEDGSTTGHRIGIGEITLAPHSEGPPQHRHAQHDEGFYVVSGTVHFTIGETTHVAPAGTLAMVPPGAPHTFANHGDEPAVMLNTFTPDLYVQYFRDLRDMIAAGQELTPQATVEVMSRYATVPATDYA, encoded by the coding sequence ATGACACGGACTTCCGTAGTCGGCCCGGACGATGGCGAGACGATCCGACTGGGACCGGCGCAGATCCGCATCCTGGAAGACGGCAGCACCACCGGGCACCGGATCGGGATCGGCGAGATCACCCTCGCCCCGCACTCCGAAGGGCCGCCGCAACACCGCCACGCCCAGCACGACGAGGGCTTCTACGTCGTGTCCGGCACCGTGCACTTCACCATCGGCGAGACGACCCACGTGGCGCCCGCCGGCACGCTGGCGATGGTGCCGCCCGGCGCTCCGCACACCTTCGCCAACCACGGCGACGAGCCCGCGGTGATGCTCAACACCTTCACGCCCGACCTGTACGTGCAGTACTTCCGGGACCTGCGCGACATGATCGCCGCCGGTCAGGAGCTGACCCCGCAAGCCACGGTCGAGGTGATGAGCCGGTACGCCACCGTTCCGGCCACCGACTACGCGTAA
- a CDS encoding TetR/AcrR family transcriptional regulator, with translation MTTPIDTGRSNQKKRTRTALIEAARELIASGGEVTMPVVARAALVSEATAYRYFPDLPSLISEALAGAWPPPAEALAPVADSTDPAERVAFACEFLLRGILRRQGAVRAMIAATITRPAAAAERPGVRFGLIDQALAPLEDTLGATDPEALAQLKRDLAVVVSAEALFTLTDLCGLAPDVAVASAVRTATTLTESAVRAIAQG, from the coding sequence ATGACGACGCCGATCGACACCGGCCGCAGCAACCAGAAGAAGCGCACGCGTACGGCCCTCATCGAAGCCGCTCGCGAACTCATCGCCTCGGGCGGCGAGGTAACCATGCCCGTGGTCGCGCGCGCCGCCCTGGTCTCCGAGGCCACCGCCTACCGCTACTTCCCCGACCTCCCCTCGCTGATCAGCGAGGCCCTGGCCGGCGCCTGGCCGCCCCCCGCCGAGGCGCTCGCGCCGGTCGCGGACTCCACCGACCCCGCCGAACGGGTCGCCTTCGCCTGCGAGTTCCTGCTCCGCGGCATACTTCGGCGCCAGGGCGCGGTTCGCGCCATGATCGCGGCCACCATCACCCGCCCCGCGGCGGCGGCCGAGAGGCCCGGGGTCCGCTTCGGGCTGATCGACCAGGCGCTCGCCCCCCTGGAGGACACTCTGGGGGCGACGGATCCGGAAGCCCTTGCCCAGCTGAAGCGAGACCTCGCCGTAGTCGTCAGCGCCGAAGCCCTCTTCACCCTTACCGACCTGTGCGGCCTCGCCCCCGACGTCGCCGTCGCGAGCGCGGTACGGACAGCGACCACGCTGACCGAATCCGCGGTGCGCGCGATCGCACAGGGGTGA
- a CDS encoding TetR/AcrR family transcriptional regulator gives MNDSDEGAGPAAQSKRKDARRNKETLLDAAAAVFVTSGVEAPVRDIAAKAGVGLGTIYRHFPTRADLIIAVYRHQVDACAEAGPALLATSPTPHAALGRWVGLFVDFLVTKHGLAAALQADSSGFETLHAYFLDRLLPVCTQLLDAAADAGEIHSDVSAYQLMRGIGNLCIGADNDPRYDARRVVELLVAGLRQPH, from the coding sequence GTGAACGACAGCGACGAGGGCGCGGGGCCCGCAGCCCAGTCCAAGCGCAAGGACGCCCGGCGCAACAAGGAGACTTTGCTCGACGCGGCCGCCGCGGTCTTCGTCACGTCGGGCGTGGAAGCGCCGGTACGTGACATCGCGGCCAAGGCCGGCGTCGGGCTGGGCACGATCTACCGCCACTTCCCGACTCGAGCAGATCTCATCATCGCCGTCTACCGGCACCAGGTCGACGCCTGCGCGGAGGCCGGCCCGGCTCTGCTGGCGACCAGCCCGACACCTCACGCCGCCCTCGGACGGTGGGTCGGCCTCTTCGTCGATTTCTTGGTCACCAAGCACGGACTCGCGGCCGCGCTGCAGGCCGACAGCTCCGGCTTCGAGACGCTGCACGCCTACTTCCTCGACCGCCTGCTGCCGGTGTGCACCCAGCTCCTCGACGCTGCCGCCGACGCCGGCGAGATCCACTCCGACGTCAGCGCCTACCAACTCATGCGCGGCATCGGGAACCTCTGCATAGGCGCCGACAACGACCCCCGCTACGACGCACGTCGAGTGGTCGAGCTCCTCGTCGCAGGACTACGCCAACCGCACTGA
- a CDS encoding aldo/keto reductase, translating into MQYRTLGRTGVQVSSLALGAMNFGRMGRTTQDEVTAIVDAALEAGVNLIDTADVYSAGESEEMVGKAIAGRRDDIVLATKASLPMGDERNHQGSSRRWLVTELDNSLRRLGVDHVDLYQIHRWDPSTSDEETLSALTDLQRAGKIRYFGSSTFPAYRIVQAQWAAREHHLGRYVTEQPSYSILQRGIETHVLPVTEEYGLGVLVWSPLSSGWLSGAVREGREITSNRSAFMPQRFDVTFTANRARLDAVERLAEVADEAGLTMIQLALGFVTAHPAVTSALIGPRTLDHLHSQLAAADTVLSADVLDAIDTVVAPGVDLAAHEKNDAPPALLDAALRRR; encoded by the coding sequence ATGCAGTACCGCACCTTGGGCCGTACCGGTGTGCAGGTCAGCTCCCTCGCGCTCGGCGCGATGAACTTCGGCAGGATGGGGCGTACCACCCAGGACGAGGTCACCGCCATCGTCGACGCCGCTCTCGAGGCCGGGGTCAACCTCATCGACACTGCCGACGTGTACAGCGCCGGCGAGTCGGAAGAGATGGTCGGCAAGGCCATCGCCGGCCGCCGCGACGACATCGTCCTGGCCACGAAGGCGAGCCTGCCGATGGGCGACGAACGTAACCACCAGGGCAGTTCGCGTCGCTGGCTGGTCACCGAGCTGGACAACAGTCTGCGCCGTCTGGGTGTCGATCACGTCGACCTCTACCAGATCCACCGGTGGGACCCGAGCACCAGCGACGAGGAGACGCTGTCGGCGCTGACCGACTTGCAACGCGCAGGAAAGATCCGCTACTTCGGTTCCTCGACTTTCCCGGCGTACCGCATCGTGCAAGCCCAGTGGGCCGCCCGCGAGCACCACCTGGGCCGGTACGTCACCGAACAGCCCAGCTACTCGATCCTCCAGCGCGGGATCGAGACCCACGTCCTGCCCGTGACCGAGGAATACGGACTCGGTGTGTTGGTGTGGAGCCCGTTGTCCTCGGGCTGGCTGTCGGGGGCGGTTCGCGAGGGCCGGGAGATCACCAGCAACCGCTCGGCGTTCATGCCGCAGCGTTTCGATGTCACCTTCACCGCCAACCGGGCCAGGCTCGATGCCGTCGAGCGGCTGGCCGAGGTCGCCGACGAGGCGGGCCTGACCATGATCCAGCTCGCGCTCGGATTCGTGACCGCGCATCCCGCCGTGACCAGCGCGCTCATTGGCCCCCGCACGCTGGACCACCTGCACTCGCAGCTCGCCGCCGCAGACACCGTGCTCTCCGCCGACGTACTCGACGCCATCGACACCGTCGTCGCTCCCGGTGTCGACCTGGCCGCGCACGAGAAGAACGACGCTCCGCCCGCCCTGCTCGACGCGGCACTGCGGCGCCGCTGA
- a CDS encoding alpha/beta hydrolase family protein, with protein MSDSHIAITQRAVGAPAAIVSVKPVVLSAPGRGEDLQVRVSAPATGGDLPVVVFSHGFGWSMNGYAPLADFWAAHGFVVLQPTHLDSRTLGLPAEDRRTPRIWRFRVEDLKRVLDGLEVLETSVPGLGGRLDGSRIAVAGHSWGAQTASTLLGARVLDSDGVPGEDMSDPRVKAGVLLALTGLGDDLTPFAAENLPFLKPSFDTMATPALIVAGDHDQSALSTRGPDWFTDPYTYSPGSKSLLTLFGAEHSLGGIPGYEVAETTDESPARVALIQQLTSAFLRSALYPEDTSWQAAATALEEHPNPLGKLQRK; from the coding sequence ATGTCCGACTCGCACATCGCGATCACGCAGAGGGCCGTGGGTGCGCCCGCTGCGATCGTGTCCGTGAAGCCGGTCGTCCTGTCCGCCCCCGGCCGTGGTGAGGACCTCCAGGTCCGCGTGTCCGCGCCCGCGACCGGCGGCGATTTGCCCGTCGTCGTCTTCTCGCACGGCTTCGGCTGGTCGATGAACGGCTACGCCCCGCTGGCGGACTTCTGGGCCGCTCACGGTTTCGTGGTCCTGCAGCCCACCCACCTCGATTCACGGACGCTCGGCCTTCCTGCCGAGGACCGGCGTACGCCGCGGATCTGGCGCTTCCGCGTTGAGGACCTCAAGCGCGTGCTGGACGGGCTTGAGGTGCTGGAGACCTCCGTGCCGGGCCTCGGCGGGCGCCTCGACGGCAGCCGCATCGCGGTGGCCGGACACTCCTGGGGAGCCCAGACGGCGAGCACGCTGCTGGGTGCGCGCGTCCTCGACTCCGACGGCGTTCCCGGCGAGGACATGTCCGACCCGCGTGTCAAGGCGGGCGTGCTGCTGGCCCTGACCGGTCTGGGCGACGACCTGACCCCGTTCGCCGCGGAGAACCTCCCCTTCCTGAAGCCATCCTTCGACACCATGGCCACGCCAGCTCTCATCGTGGCCGGGGACCACGACCAGTCCGCGCTGTCCACTCGCGGACCGGACTGGTTCACCGACCCCTACACCTACAGCCCGGGGAGCAAGAGCCTGCTCACACTGTTCGGAGCAGAGCACTCGCTCGGCGGCATCCCCGGGTACGAGGTCGCCGAGACGACGGACGAGAGTCCCGCGCGTGTCGCTCTGATCCAGCAGCTCACCTCCGCCTTCCTGCGCAGCGCCCTCTACCCCGAGGACACCAGCTGGCAGGCGGCTGCCACCGCGCTGGAGGAACACCCCAACCCGCTGGGCAAGCTGCAGAGGAAGTAG
- a CDS encoding cyclase family protein, which translates to MAITQGLSDLPSNWGRWGDDDELGTLNLITDETRARAAAEVLSGRVVSLALPIQPTPIISGPFAPATTEGSPVQQLMVHTGPAMHATADVMVVTNHHPRSTHLDALSHQSMDGRVYPGRLLGDSVSPAGVKHASTTAFAAGVVTRGVLLDLAADGPLPAGYAVTARDLDAAEEREGVTVEAGDALVVRLGWTATLDSPMPGMSVDAVRWMHLRGVSIYVGDTGDALPALDAEAPAPLHGIGLVRLGMPLIDAANVEELAAVCEELSRYSFLLTVAAPRIHALTGVPVNPLAIF; encoded by the coding sequence GTGGCTATCACGCAGGGATTGAGTGATCTGCCGAGCAACTGGGGTCGGTGGGGCGATGACGACGAGCTCGGCACGCTCAACCTCATCACCGACGAAACACGGGCCAGGGCGGCGGCAGAGGTCCTGAGCGGCCGGGTGGTGTCGCTGGCGCTGCCCATCCAGCCGACGCCCATCATCAGCGGTCCTTTCGCACCGGCCACGACGGAGGGTTCACCGGTCCAGCAGCTGATGGTCCACACCGGGCCGGCGATGCATGCGACGGCGGATGTGATGGTGGTGACCAACCACCATCCGCGCTCGACGCATCTGGACGCTCTCAGCCACCAGTCGATGGACGGACGGGTCTACCCGGGTCGGCTGCTCGGCGACAGCGTGTCCCCGGCCGGGGTCAAGCATGCTTCCACGACGGCGTTCGCCGCCGGCGTGGTCACGCGGGGGGTGCTGCTCGATCTGGCGGCGGACGGCCCGCTGCCCGCAGGCTACGCGGTCACCGCGCGGGACCTCGATGCCGCCGAGGAGCGCGAAGGTGTCACGGTTGAAGCCGGTGACGCGCTGGTGGTCCGGCTCGGATGGACCGCCACGCTCGATTCACCGATGCCCGGCATGAGCGTCGACGCGGTGCGGTGGATGCACCTGCGCGGCGTGTCGATCTACGTGGGCGACACCGGCGACGCCCTCCCCGCCCTGGACGCGGAAGCGCCGGCGCCCCTGCACGGGATCGGCCTGGTGCGGCTGGGCATGCCGCTGATCGATGCCGCGAACGTCGAAGAACTGGCTGCCGTGTGCGAGGAGCTTTCTCGCTACAGCTTCCTGCTCACGGTCGCGGCGCCACGTATCCACGCACTGACCGGGGTTCCCGTCAACCCGCTCGCCATCTTCTGA
- a CDS encoding serine/threonine-protein kinase: MRDRVIPGDGDHQPATRPEHGSGRLIADRYLLHDVLGRGGMGTVWRAHDRLLDRAVAAKELHILTHGDEEHRTRLRRATREARAVARVPHPHVVGVHDLVEAEDRLWIIMELVEGPSLADRITETGPLTPQHTAALGLQLLDALEAVHAAGALHRDVKPANVLLRRDDDAVLTDFGIAALDDGDGLTVTGELVGSLEFMAPERVTGTQAGPASDLWSLGATLATVCAGQSPFRRPAAPATLNAVAYEEPVLAERLGPLRPIVEALLRKSPSERPSTERVRSALRRVAADEPDAGPLPPATVRTPRPSPQLTDADADADTVTSGQARLVPTRETARHTTALQPSQHPSRRPPGPKRLWWALSAAAVLAAGVGGGLFLTGTLPFKEGPKTTATSQVVQSATGWQPVTGASVRRGDLVTVRFVSGEWTADYRSMPMTGPAGYDADTDKRLDGAKACKIRPEAPFGTLLAVLDGDKNPPVHVVGRKLTFRATRDGTLQLGMNDAAGACSQDNRGALTVKVSVTPHP; this comes from the coding sequence GTGAGGGACCGCGTGATACCCGGAGACGGCGATCACCAGCCGGCGACGCGTCCGGAACACGGCTCAGGACGGCTGATCGCCGATCGGTATCTGCTCCATGACGTCCTCGGCCGAGGCGGCATGGGCACGGTCTGGCGTGCGCACGACCGGCTGCTGGACCGGGCGGTGGCCGCCAAGGAACTGCACATCCTCACCCATGGCGACGAGGAGCATCGTACACGGCTGCGCCGGGCGACCCGAGAGGCGCGCGCGGTCGCCCGGGTGCCGCACCCGCACGTGGTGGGCGTCCACGACCTCGTCGAGGCCGAGGACCGGCTGTGGATCATCATGGAACTCGTCGAGGGGCCCTCACTGGCCGATCGGATCACCGAGACCGGGCCGCTCACACCGCAGCACACCGCCGCGCTGGGCCTGCAGTTGCTCGACGCGTTGGAAGCCGTGCACGCCGCCGGCGCCCTGCATCGTGACGTCAAACCCGCCAACGTCCTGCTACGCCGCGACGATGACGCCGTCCTCACCGACTTCGGCATCGCGGCCCTCGATGACGGCGACGGCCTCACCGTCACCGGCGAACTGGTCGGCTCCCTGGAGTTCATGGCGCCGGAGCGGGTGACGGGAACGCAGGCCGGACCGGCCTCCGACCTTTGGTCACTGGGCGCGACCCTCGCCACGGTCTGCGCCGGTCAATCCCCGTTTCGCAGACCGGCAGCACCCGCGACGCTCAACGCGGTGGCGTACGAGGAGCCCGTCCTGGCAGAGCGGCTCGGCCCGTTGCGCCCGATCGTCGAGGCACTGCTGCGTAAGTCTCCGAGCGAGCGCCCGTCGACGGAACGCGTGCGTTCCGCGCTGCGGCGTGTCGCGGCGGACGAGCCGGACGCCGGGCCGCTGCCGCCGGCGACCGTGCGCACGCCGCGGCCTTCGCCCCAGTTGACCGACGCCGACGCCGACGCCGACACCGTGACCAGTGGCCAGGCGCGGCTCGTCCCCACCAGGGAGACGGCCCGGCACACCACCGCGCTACAGCCCTCACAGCATCCGTCGCGCCGTCCGCCGGGGCCGAAGCGTCTGTGGTGGGCACTGTCCGCCGCGGCGGTGCTGGCGGCGGGTGTCGGAGGCGGCCTGTTCCTCACCGGGACACTGCCGTTCAAGGAGGGCCCGAAGACGACGGCCACCAGCCAGGTCGTCCAGTCGGCGACCGGCTGGCAGCCGGTGACCGGAGCGTCCGTCCGGCGCGGAGACCTGGTCACCGTGCGGTTCGTCTCAGGAGAGTGGACGGCCGACTATCGCAGCATGCCCATGACAGGACCGGCCGGCTACGACGCGGACACCGACAAGCGGCTGGACGGCGCGAAGGCCTGCAAGATCAGGCCCGAGGCGCCGTTCGGGACGCTACTGGCGGTCCTTGACGGCGACAAGAACCCCCCTGTCCACGTCGTAGGACGGAAACTGACCTTCCGAGCCACCCGGGACGGCACTCTGCAGCTGGGCATGAACGACGCTGCCGGGGCTTGCTCCCAGGACAACAGGGGCGCGCTGACCGTAAAGGTGAGCGTCACGCCCCATCCCTGA
- a CDS encoding FAD-dependent oxidoreductase produces the protein MSDLHVIIAGGGLGGLALAQGLHQAGISVAVYEKDPIPAFRNQGYRIRINPDGITALKAVLTPSAFEVFAATAGTPGPRMDTFDHQLNLLHAQELPPFPDLPGGGNLAVNRMTLRQILLSGLEKTVHYGARLTHYDINVSGSVTAHFADGTSARGDVLIGADGVNSAVRKQYLPKARVVDAGLRLLYGKVRFTGDEARSPLPPELLGLWTTVVGPQRRFVGFAPVQYREPMHQVTARLAPGVELSDDSDYLACVFGARREQFPCGDAELFAMSGAQLQALTLSLVEGWHPQLIETVARQDPASIFPVSVRTSIPIAAWETTAVTLLGDAIHVMSPAIGVGANTALRDARVLTDRLLQAAGGRPLAEALHAYEDEMRGYGFDAVRDSAARGHRLVGQDPLPTPQA, from the coding sequence GTGTCGGATCTGCACGTCATCATCGCCGGCGGCGGGCTCGGTGGCCTGGCCCTCGCGCAGGGGCTTCACCAGGCGGGGATCAGCGTCGCCGTCTACGAGAAGGACCCCATCCCGGCCTTCCGCAACCAGGGCTACCGCATCCGGATCAACCCCGACGGCATCACCGCCCTCAAGGCCGTGCTGACGCCATCGGCGTTCGAGGTCTTCGCCGCCACCGCCGGTACCCCTGGTCCTCGCATGGACACCTTCGACCACCAATTGAACCTGCTGCACGCCCAGGAACTCCCGCCCTTCCCGGACCTGCCCGGCGGCGGGAACCTGGCGGTCAACCGGATGACGCTGCGCCAGATCCTGCTGTCCGGCCTGGAAAAGACAGTGCACTACGGCGCCCGGCTCACCCACTACGACATCAACGTCTCAGGCTCGGTGACCGCGCACTTCGCTGACGGCACCAGTGCCCGCGGCGACGTACTGATCGGTGCGGACGGGGTCAACTCGGCGGTCCGCAAGCAGTACCTGCCCAAGGCCCGGGTCGTCGACGCCGGACTGCGGCTGCTCTACGGCAAGGTCCGCTTCACCGGCGACGAGGCCCGCTCCCCGCTCCCGCCGGAACTGCTCGGACTGTGGACCACCGTCGTCGGCCCGCAACGGCGATTCGTCGGATTCGCCCCCGTGCAGTACCGCGAACCGATGCACCAGGTGACAGCCCGGCTGGCCCCCGGCGTCGAGCTCAGCGACGACAGCGACTACCTCGCGTGCGTCTTCGGTGCTCGCCGGGAGCAGTTCCCCTGCGGCGACGCGGAACTGTTCGCCATGAGCGGCGCACAACTGCAGGCGCTGACGTTGTCCCTGGTGGAGGGCTGGCACCCGCAGCTGATCGAGACCGTGGCCCGCCAGGACCCCGCCTCGATCTTCCCGGTCTCGGTGCGCACCAGCATCCCCATCGCCGCCTGGGAGACCACCGCGGTCACCCTGCTGGGCGACGCCATCCACGTCATGAGCCCCGCCATCGGCGTCGGCGCGAACACCGCGCTCCGGGACGCCCGCGTCCTGACAGACCGCCTCCTCCAGGCCGCCGGCGGTCGGCCGCTCGCCGAGGCCCTGCATGCCTACGAGGACGAGATGCGCGGGTACGGCTTCGACGCCGTGCGCGACTCGGCCGCCCGCGGACACCGCCTGGTGGGCCAGGACCCACTGCCCACCCCGCAGGCCTAG
- a CDS encoding IS110 family transposase — protein sequence MINADGTRLLSRRVHNDEPELLELIADVLEISHDALRAVDLNHDGAALLAGLLANHQQPVAYLTGRPVHRASGAYRGEGKTDAKDAFLIADQARGRRNLGLLRPGDEIAVDLRTLNRLRAQLVEVFPALKHTWTGRSRVRSHC from the coding sequence ATGATCAACGCGGACGGCACACGCCTGCTGTCCCGCCGAGTTCACAACGACGAGCCCGAATTACTCGAACTCATCGCTGACGTCCTGGAGATATCCCACGACGCCCTACGGGCTGTCGACCTCAATCACGACGGCGCCGCGCTGCTGGCCGGCCTGCTGGCCAACCATCAGCAACCCGTCGCCTACCTCACCGGCCGGCCTGTGCATCGAGCCTCGGGCGCCTACCGAGGGGAGGGAAAGACTGATGCCAAGGACGCGTTCCTCATCGCAGACCAGGCGCGCGGCCGCCGGAACCTCGGGTTGCTGCGGCCGGGAGACGAGATCGCCGTCGACCTGCGCACGCTGAACCGGCTCCGCGCTCAACTGGTGGAAGTCTTCCCGGCGTTGAAACATACCTGGACCGGACGATCAAGGGTCCGGTCACACTGCTGA
- a CDS encoding helix-turn-helix domain-containing protein, with protein sequence MTTTCPSGQHAHHDVYAAQCPCRALLDLLANKWSALAIGALEDGPQRFGELQRRLQGVSPKVLTQTLRRLEDFGILDRTIYPAVPLHVEYALTPLGQSAALPLNALRAWVEDNIDQAFRPEPGR encoded by the coding sequence ATGACAACCACCTGCCCCAGCGGCCAGCACGCGCATCACGACGTCTACGCCGCGCAGTGCCCATGCCGCGCCCTGCTCGACCTGCTCGCCAACAAGTGGTCCGCGCTGGCCATCGGCGCCCTTGAGGACGGGCCGCAGCGCTTCGGAGAACTGCAGCGCAGGCTCCAGGGCGTCAGCCCCAAGGTGCTGACCCAGACGCTGCGCCGCCTTGAGGACTTCGGCATCCTCGACCGCACGATCTACCCCGCCGTACCGCTGCACGTCGAGTACGCCCTCACCCCTCTCGGTCAGAGCGCCGCACTCCCGCTCAACGCGCTCCGCGCCTGGGTCGAGGACAACATCGACCAGGCGTTCCGGCCGGAACCTGGTCGCTGA
- a CDS encoding NADP-dependent oxidoreductase has product MSVDTMRAVVQDRFGGPEVLRMQQVPRPVPLPTEVLVRVHAAGINPVDWKTRGGTGMAGVLGDPPFTLGWDVSGVVEEVGFGVTTLKAGDEVYGMPWFPRVANAYAEYVTAPARQFARKPATLDHVHAAAVPLAALTAWQAVVDTAHVQAGQRVLVTAAAGGVGHFAVQFARHLGAHVIATAGTARHTWLKELGAQQAIDYTTTRFEDATADVDVVIDLVGDAHDRTSTRSLKVLRPGGLLVAIPAGVSPELAQAAETAGMRVTPFLVEPDGAALTTIADLIDAGHVAVEVEDTFPLEQAGTAHARGETGRTRGKLVLTITN; this is encoded by the coding sequence ATGTCCGTAGACACGATGCGCGCAGTGGTCCAGGACCGTTTCGGCGGTCCGGAGGTGCTGCGGATGCAGCAAGTTCCGCGCCCGGTACCGCTGCCCACCGAAGTGCTGGTGCGGGTGCACGCGGCCGGGATCAATCCGGTGGACTGGAAGACCCGCGGCGGCACCGGCATGGCCGGAGTGCTGGGTGATCCGCCGTTCACCCTCGGCTGGGACGTGTCCGGGGTGGTGGAGGAGGTCGGCTTCGGTGTGACCACGCTGAAGGCCGGCGACGAGGTGTACGGCATGCCGTGGTTCCCACGTGTCGCGAACGCCTATGCCGAATATGTGACCGCTCCGGCCCGTCAGTTCGCCCGAAAGCCCGCCACCCTCGATCACGTGCACGCGGCCGCGGTGCCGCTGGCGGCGTTGACCGCCTGGCAGGCCGTGGTCGACACCGCCCATGTCCAGGCCGGCCAGCGCGTCCTCGTCACCGCCGCCGCCGGCGGGGTCGGCCACTTCGCGGTCCAGTTCGCCCGGCACCTGGGCGCCCACGTCATCGCCACCGCCGGAACGGCCCGCCACACCTGGCTCAAGGAGCTCGGCGCGCAGCAGGCCATCGACTACACCACCACCCGCTTCGAGGACGCCACCGCCGACGTCGACGTCGTCATCGACCTGGTGGGCGATGCCCACGACCGGACCAGCACCCGCTCGCTGAAGGTCCTGCGCCCAGGCGGTCTGCTGGTCGCGATCCCGGCCGGCGTCTCCCCGGAACTCGCTCAGGCCGCCGAGACGGCTGGTATGCGGGTCACGCCGTTCCTGGTCGAGCCGGACGGCGCGGCGCTGACGACGATCGCCGACCTGATCGACGCCGGTCATGTCGCCGTTGAGGTGGAGGACACCTTCCCGCTGGAGCAGGCGGGCACGGCCCACGCCCGTGGCGAGACCGGCCGCACCCGCGGCAAGCTCGTCCTCACCATCACCAACTGA
- a CDS encoding NIPSNAP family protein, with protein sequence MYYEIRRYQAQPGRREEWVRYMEDVVLPFQTSLGMDVTASFIDDEDEDRYVWIRRFENEAHSEALYAAVYHHDRWKDEIGPVVHSLLIPEKTVVTRVAPTPASPLR encoded by the coding sequence GTGTACTACGAGATCCGCCGCTACCAGGCACAGCCCGGACGTCGCGAGGAATGGGTGCGCTACATGGAGGACGTCGTCCTCCCGTTCCAGACCTCGCTGGGCATGGACGTGACCGCCTCCTTCATCGACGACGAGGACGAGGACCGCTATGTGTGGATCCGCCGGTTCGAGAACGAGGCCCACAGCGAGGCCCTGTACGCGGCGGTCTACCACCACGACCGGTGGAAGGACGAGATCGGCCCGGTCGTCCACAGCCTGCTGATCCCCGAGAAGACCGTTGTCACCCGCGTGGCCCCCACCCCCGCCTCGCCTCTGCGCTGA